The Cydia pomonella isolate Wapato2018A chromosome 17, ilCydPomo1, whole genome shotgun sequence genome includes a window with the following:
- the LOC133527290 gene encoding programmed cell death protein 7-like, with product MAYYNKNFDNRNSTFQNIPPPPPPPSYYIPPAVTDEQFVKQFEKLDTKVSKKAVSITEIRAKMRALVLTVNKFKEKRKILAENLTTLSEEEWSSTLSEMNENQLKIDEILSLTNDYCLENMRKALAKRSAKRLRLKRLNNERKKEKEEMIKEREESSRKIDENLQKIKDDIKKVKLDEEAKLAADSILRDTLSMKHDARKLIVKLEALRRLRRARQNTARGRGEQCSENDEAEFNNNIEKLISLWKARLSNYELEEQLLRDQLKEPQPVVGKMEGVLDTLKMWKDVMFDGEPQFDFEGDVGGFLSVRAQWDQHISNDGSPLPVGWVVPEPTTKN from the exons ATggcttattataataaaaattttgaTAACCGGAATTCAACATTCCAAAATATTCCACCTCCACCCCCACCACCAAGCTATTACATACCCCCTGCGGTCACTGATGAACAGTTTGTAAAACAATTTGAGAAATTGGATACTAAAGTTTCTAAAAAAGCAGTTTCTATTACTGAAATAAGGGCAAAAATGCGAGCGCTGGTGCtaactgtaaataaatttaaagaaaagCGAAAAATACTGGCTGAAAACTTAACCACATTGTCAGAAGAAGAATGGAGTTCTACATTAAGTGAGATGAACGAAAACCAATTAAAAATTGATGAAATTTTGTCTCTTACGAATGATTATTGTTTGGAAAATATGAGGAAAGCCTTGGCCAAGAGATCTGCAAAGAGATTGAGATTAAAACGGTTGAATAACGAGAGGAAGAAGGAAAAGGAAGAGATGATCAAGGAAAGGGAAGAAAGTTCTCGGAAAATAGATGAGAATCTGCAGAAAATTAAGGATGATATCAAAAAAGTCAAACTG GATGAAGAAGCTAAACTAGCAGCGGACAGCATTCTCCGCGACACTCTCAGCATGAAGCACGATGCCAGGAAGCTTATCGTAAAGCTGGAGGCCCTGAGGAGGCTGCGGAGAGCCCGCCAGAACACTGCCAGGGGCCGCGGGGAGCAGTGCTCGGAGAATGATGAGGCGGAGTTCAACAACAATATTG AAAAACTAATATCCCTCTGGAAAGCCAGGCTCTCGAACTACGAACTAGAAGAGCAACTGCTCCGCGACCAACTGAAGGAACCTCAACCAGTTGTCGGCAAAATGGAGGGTGTTCTGGACACACTGAAGATGTGGAAGGATGTTATGTTCGACGGGGAACCACAGTTTGACTTTGAAGGAGATGTTGGCGGATTTTTGTCGGTCAG ggcCCAATGGGACCAGCATATCAGCAACGACGGCTCACCTCTCCCTGTTGGTTGGGTCGTTCCTGAACCTACTacgaaaaactaa
- the LOC133527291 gene encoding tubulin-specific chaperone A: MADPRIRQIKIKTGVVKRIAKEKVVYEKEAELQKNRIQKIKDEGQDEHNIRKQEEVLQESLMMVPDCQRRLAKAFADLKNTLETEQDLKEHEDYLAAQQALKDAECQLVTAS, encoded by the exons ATGGCAGATCCTAGAATTCGGCAAATTAAAATCAAGACCGGCGTTGTGAAGCGCATTGCTAAGGAGAAAGTGGTTTATGAAAAGGAGGCCGAGCTACAAAAGAACAGGATACAGAAGATTAAGGACGAGGGCCAGGACGAACACAACATCCGAAAACAAGAGGAGGTTCTGCAGGAGTCCCTTATGATGGTCCCCGACTGTCAAAGACG GTTAGCAAAAGCATTCGCAGATCTCAAGAATACTCTAGAAACAGAGCAGGACCTCAAGGAGCACGAAGACTACCTTGCGGCTCAACAGGCGCTGAAAGACGCCGAGTGCCAATTGGTCACTGCCTCGTAA
- the LOC133527048 gene encoding chymotrypsin-2-like, whose translation MMSIFLLLLMVEFTVGAIRSKNDLRVYAGEDDTKGQFSFAVILIYVKNNLRFCTGNLLDFSWVLTSAHCVETRTPLDMSIKYGDFTMLETNKIAKVFQIFLHPSFSHVHGFNDIALIFNEKINGLPFGKLLALDYKTLFGLPVRYAGFGRITKDLRPTSHLDILEEQLIPLQVGRGVVIPCESYESFKYSTLCIAPRCTKDHQQARSGDAGGPLMYRGWIIGIERSILTKDNLAITQYIPVSLYVVWIRNIMQSVGNYTGRV comes from the coding sequence ATGATGTCCATCTTTCTTCTGCTGTTAATGGTAGAGTTCACCGTGGGTGCAATCCGGTCCAAGAACGATCTTCGCGTGTACGCCGGTGAAGACGACACCAAAGGCCAATTCTCCTTCGCCGTTATTCTGATATACGTGAAAAATAACCTCAGGTTCTGCACTGGAAATCTCTTAGACTTCAGCTGGGTACTCACGTCGGCCCACTGCGTAGAAACCCGGACACCTTTAGATATGTCAATCAAATATGGAGACTTCACTATGTTAGAAACTAATAAAATCGCAAAAGTATTCCAAATATTCCTCCATCCGAGCTTCTCTCACGTTCACGGTTTTAATGATATCGCACTGATATTCAACGAGAAAATTAATGGATTACCGTTCGGGAAACTCCTGGCGCTTGATTATAAAACGTTGTTCGGGCTGCCTGTCAGGTACGCCGGTTTTGGAAGAATAACCAAGGATCTCAGGCCCACCAGCCACCTTGACATTTTGGAAGAGCAGTTGATTCCGCTGCAAGTCGGTAGAGGTGTAGTGATCCCTTGCGAGTCTTACGAGTCGTTTAAATATAGTACGCTGTGCATAGCACCGAGATGTACCAAGGACCACCAGCAGGCTCGTTCGGGAGACGCCGGCGGCCCGCTCATGTATAGAGGGTGGATCATCGGAATCGAGAGGTCTATCCTGACCAAAGATAACCTAGCCATAACACAGTATATACCCGTTAGTTTATACGTCGTTTGGATCCGAAACATAATGCAATCTGTGGGCAACTATACGGGAAGAGTTTAA